The genomic interval GAAACCGGGGGATTAAATAATAACATTCCAGATACAGCCCTGGAGGAGTTCAAATTGAGGAATGGCAAATTGGGTATAGATGGCTTTCCAAAATACTTCGTAGAGGGGTCTTGGTGTGTTAATTTCATTAACTACATATTCACTAAGGCTGGCCAATCTCTACCAGGAAACGGCATTAGCAGTGTTGCTGCACTACAGGGATTTTTAGAAAATAATGGGGAATGGCATAATAAGGGAAGGGGTTATATACCCGTACCGGGCGATATAATAATATACAATGAAGGTAAAGCACCATTTCCTAGCCACGCCAATATAGTAGTTTCAGTAAACGGTAATGTCATAAATACTGTCGGCGGAAATGAAAGTAATCAAGTTAAAAACCAAGATGTAACCCTAGACGCAGAATATATAACAGGATATGGAAAACCAAAATGATACCAGATACAATTAACCGCTTTAAAAAACCACTTATAGCTGCAAGTGTTATTTTGGTTGCTTTATTTATAATATATTTCAGCTGGAGCTTACTTGTTTTTAGAGTGACAGGTACAACGCCTGCAAACAATAGCAAAGTAAATACCGGTAGTAATACAATTTATATATATTTCAATAAAGAACTCAAAAACGACCCTAAAAATATAACTATTGTTGCTGAGGGCGATATCATTAGTGACTATAGTATAGATAAAAACAAAATATCTATAGACTTAAAAAATACCGAAAATAATAAATCTTACACTGTGATATTAAGAAATATAGTGTCTGTCGATAATTCCACTATTAGTCTTTACCCCTTCAAGTTCACCACGGGTTATGTTTCGGAGAAAGACTTGAGTAAAGATGAGAAACAGCAGCTACAGTCTCAGACAGACAAGGGCAATATAGACGATCCGATAATACTAGTACTGCCATATAATAATCCCAATATAAGTATGAATACTTTTTATAACGCTTCTGGCGATCTAATTATAAGAGTAGTGATAACGCTGTCTTTGGCAGATATTAGGGAGGGCGAAAATATCGCCATTGATAGATATAAAGAGCAAGCCAAACAGTACCTGATATCTAACGACATCGATCCAAACGACTACCAATTCGAATATATTATTGAATAGCACTATCAGCTAGTAATCTTGATAATATACTTACTGTTACGGCTTAGAGTGCCGATACACATCCTCAATTCAACGGCCTCGTAATCGTTATTGGCCTTTATAATCAAAAAGTTATTCTTAATCATCACAGATTTGGGCTCAAAGCCGGTGGTCTTAATGATGTCTTCCTTGATTCTAGCTAGTTCTTGGGATTTAGAATAGATAGATGAATATTTACTGGATTTCAAATTGTCGCCAATATGTTCCATTTTATATATTTAC from Patescibacteria group bacterium carries:
- a CDS encoding Ig-like domain-containing protein, which produces MIPDTINRFKKPLIAASVILVALFIIYFSWSLLVFRVTGTTPANNSKVNTGSNTIYIYFNKELKNDPKNITIVAEGDIISDYSIDKNKISIDLKNTENNKSYTVILRNIVSVDNSTISLYPFKFTTGYVSEKDLSKDEKQQLQSQTDKGNIDDPIILVLPYNNPNISMNTFYNASGDLIIRVVITLSLADIREGENIAIDRYKEQAKQYLISNDIDPNDYQFEYIIE